One Candidatus Stygibacter australis genomic window, ATATTCGAATATTCTTTTTGCATCATCTTCCTTCCATCCTGTATTTCTTGTTCTCCACCCAAAAGCTACAAATGCATCTTGATCAAGCTTTGCTGCATAAAAATGCATTTTAAATATTGAAGCTAAATCGCCTTCGGATAATGGTTTATAATTACTAAAAGCAAATCTTAAACAATCAGTCCTACATATCCAACCATGATTTGTATATGTAGCCCACTTTTCAGTTAATAATCTTTCATATTTACCTTTTCTATTTATTCTGACACTCCCGATTTCATTCTCTCCCATTGGACATTTTCCATATCCAGATTGTTCATCGGGTATAAATTCTTTTTCCAAATCATCCTTAACTAAAATCCATATCATATTATCTTCTAATTTTTGGATTAAATAATACTTATTCCCATTAGGTGTGCGTTTTATACTTTGAATTCTATTTAAATTTCTACCAACCCCCGGCATATCTTTAGCATCCATTTTTGTCCATCTTCTAAGGTGTATTATATCAACACTTTTATCATAATCAAGAACATCAATTGCCTTTTCAACAAATTTAGAATTATAAAAATATGAATCATCTTCTATTCTCCAAAAATATGGAGTATCAATCAATTTAATTACTTGATTAAGGTTATAGATATTATTTTTGGTAGTTGCACTCCATGATATATCTTTTACTAATCTCTTAATTTGAATTATTTTACCAAATGATAAGTTTCTTAAATATTCTAAT contains:
- a CDS encoding glycosyltransferase family A protein, whose translation is MEQKLINSKITVAIFNFNGFREPIINGKGRIVTTVESLLEHIPQFKEMNVLFVDNESTDGSLEYLRNLSFGKIIQIKRLVKDISWSATTKNNIYNLNQVIKLIDTPYFWRIEDDSYFYNSKFVEKAIDVLDYDKSVDIIHLRRWTKMDAKDMPGVGRNLNRIQSIKRTPNGNKYYLIQKLEDNMIWILVKDDLEKEFIPDEQSGYGKCPMGENEIGSVRINRKGKYERLLTEKWATYTNHGWICRTDCLRFAFSNYKPLSEGDLASIFKMHFYAAKLDQDAFVAFGWRTRNTGWKEDDAKRIFEYVKNNNYSSTKEYNILDNDSY